A portion of the Sulfuriferula sp. AH1 genome contains these proteins:
- the fabZ gene encoding 3-hydroxyacyl-ACP dehydratase FabZ yields MDINEIMAYLPHRPPFLLVDRVIFLEPGKSITALKNVTMNEPFFTGHFPKHPVMPGVLILEALAQAAALLSFKTVGNPPDSDAVVYFAGIDGARFKKPVMPGDQLVLHVEILRNLKGIWKYATYAEVDGQRVAEAEMMATLR; encoded by the coding sequence ATGGATATCAATGAAATCATGGCGTATTTGCCGCATCGTCCGCCATTCCTGCTGGTAGATAGAGTCATTTTTCTGGAACCGGGGAAAAGCATCACCGCATTGAAAAACGTCACGATGAACGAGCCGTTCTTTACCGGACACTTCCCCAAGCATCCCGTAATGCCCGGTGTCCTGATACTGGAGGCACTGGCACAGGCCGCCGCTCTGCTGTCGTTCAAGACGGTAGGTAATCCGCCGGATAGCGACGCAGTCGTGTATTTCGCCGGGATTGACGGCGCGCGTTTCAAAAAGCCGGTGATGCCTGGCGATCAGTTGGTATTGCACGTCGAAATCTTGCGCAACCTCAAAGGCATATGGAAATATGCGACTTACGCCGAAGTGGATGGTCAGCGTGTTGCAGAAGCCGAGATGATGGCAACATTGCGCTAA
- the lpxA gene encoding acyl-ACP--UDP-N-acetylglucosamine O-acyltransferase yields MIHETAIIHLGAQLGTNVSIGPYSIIGEHVQIGDGTTVAAHAVIHGHTTIGRDNRIFQFCSLGEIPQDKKYAGEPTRLEIGDRNIIREFCTFNVGTIQDVGVTRVGNDNWIMAYVHLAHDCQVGNNTIFANNASLAGHVHVGDYAILGGFTGVHQFCKIGAHVMTGISSVVFKDIPPYVMAAGQPAAPHGLNSEGLKRRGFSAAALAGLKRAYKILYREGLSFSEAQTRLAELVAEVPEVALISDFLAQSERGIIR; encoded by the coding sequence ATGATACATGAAACTGCAATTATCCATCTGGGTGCACAGCTGGGCACGAATGTCAGCATCGGCCCGTACAGCATCATCGGCGAACACGTGCAGATCGGCGATGGCACCACCGTTGCCGCCCATGCGGTGATTCACGGGCACACCACGATTGGACGCGATAACCGGATTTTCCAGTTCTGCTCTCTGGGCGAAATCCCGCAGGATAAAAAATATGCAGGCGAACCGACGCGACTGGAAATAGGCGATCGCAACATTATTCGCGAGTTCTGCACGTTTAACGTCGGTACGATACAGGACGTGGGTGTAACCCGCGTCGGCAATGATAACTGGATCATGGCGTATGTCCATCTGGCGCATGATTGCCAGGTGGGGAACAATACCATCTTTGCCAATAATGCTTCGCTGGCCGGACACGTGCATGTAGGCGATTATGCAATCCTCGGCGGCTTTACCGGTGTGCATCAATTCTGCAAGATAGGCGCACACGTGATGACGGGTATTTCCAGTGTGGTGTTCAAGGATATTCCGCCTTATGTGATGGCGGCAGGGCAGCCGGCTGCACCGCATGGCCTGAATAGCGAAGGACTCAAGCGCCGAGGTTTTTCAGCAGCGGCGCTCGCCGGACTGAAGCGCGCCTATAAAATTCTCTATCGTGAAGGTCTGAGTTTTAGCGAAGCGCAAACCAGGCTGGCTGAACTCGTTGCAGAAGTGCCGGAAGTCGCGTTGATCTCGGACTTTTTGGCACAATCCGAACGTGGAATTATCCGTTGA
- the rseP gene encoding RIP metalloprotease RseP, whose product MLDEREAPVATGELGRAFNRQSVWARMLIVVAGPVANLLLAVLLYWALFVHGVPAIKPVLAEPAPASAAAVAGLHRGDEISEIAGQPVQSWADVDWILVRALPANQPLQIKLAGGTLRQLDAGGVMLDDGKFNVSAQLGLQLFEPAVPAEIGQLIADGVAQRAGLRVGDRVVTVNGQSIKVWADFVQWVRMHPGDLLAVVVSRNGQPVKIDLTPERTQEGPQTIGKIGAGPKIDEVIFKEMLTEVHYSLGGALRQAFAKTWETSLFSLGMMGRMIKGEVSWHNLSGPLTIADYAGQSARSGGLAFISFLALVSISLGVLNLLPIPLLDGGHLMYYIIEAIKGSPVSESAMEFGQRFGMAVLLTLMVFAFYNDVTRLFGSQ is encoded by the coding sequence ATGCTCGACGAACGCGAGGCGCCTGTCGCTACCGGCGAACTGGGGCGAGCATTTAACCGGCAAAGCGTCTGGGCGCGGATGTTGATTGTCGTTGCAGGGCCGGTGGCTAATCTGCTGTTGGCCGTGTTGCTGTACTGGGCGTTGTTTGTGCACGGCGTGCCTGCGATCAAGCCGGTATTGGCCGAGCCTGCGCCGGCGTCTGCAGCTGCAGTGGCCGGTTTGCACCGCGGTGATGAAATCAGTGAAATCGCGGGTCAGCCGGTACAAAGCTGGGCCGATGTGGACTGGATTCTAGTGCGCGCACTGCCTGCAAATCAACCCTTGCAGATAAAACTGGCGGGCGGGACTCTCCGCCAGCTCGATGCGGGCGGTGTGATGCTGGATGACGGCAAGTTCAATGTGTCGGCGCAATTGGGGCTGCAGTTGTTTGAACCGGCAGTACCTGCCGAAATCGGTCAATTAATCGCTGATGGCGTCGCGCAACGTGCAGGCTTGCGTGTCGGCGATCGAGTCGTGACGGTAAACGGGCAAAGCATCAAGGTGTGGGCGGATTTCGTGCAATGGGTGCGTATGCATCCGGGGGATTTGCTGGCGGTGGTAGTCAGCCGCAATGGCCAGCCGGTAAAAATCGATCTGACGCCGGAGCGCACGCAGGAAGGTCCGCAAACAATCGGCAAAATCGGTGCAGGCCCCAAAATAGATGAGGTGATATTTAAGGAGATGCTGACCGAGGTGCATTATTCGTTAGGCGGTGCCTTGCGGCAGGCATTTGCCAAAACCTGGGAAACATCCTTGTTCAGTCTGGGCATGATGGGTCGGATGATCAAGGGCGAGGTGTCATGGCACAATCTGTCCGGCCCTTTGACCATTGCCGATTATGCCGGTCAGTCGGCGCGCAGTGGCGGGTTGGCTTTCATCAGCTTCCTTGCCCTTGTCAGTATCAGTTTGGGTGTACTCAATTTATTGCCGATTCCATTATTGGACGGCGGTCATTTGATGTATTATATTATCGAAGCCATTAAGGGCAGTCCGGTCTCAGAGAGCGCCATGGAATTTGGACAACGCTTCGGGATGGCGGTGCTGCTGACGCTGATGGTGTTCGCTTTTTACAACGACGTTACTCGTTTGTTTGGTTCTCAATAA
- a CDS encoding phosphatidate cytidylyltransferase, translated as MLLKRILTAALLLIGLLACLFLLPDTLWAMAMLVPLGIGALEWGKLSGFSMAARASYALANVVLAGVVYFFDLSVWIYLAALMLWLLFVPLWLAAGWQLRSSWLRVPLGVLVLLPLWVALVELREQGPWWVLLLMGVVWIADTAAYFTGRRFGKHKLAPAISPGKTWEGVIGAIIAVGVYGVIVLAVLRGPRFDPYAWALPIMMLGVVMLYLSILGDLFESWVKRLANVKDSGNILPGHGGVLDRIDALTSTLPIAAFILLHADLLQRIL; from the coding sequence ATGTTACTTAAACGTATATTGACTGCTGCCTTGTTGTTGATCGGTCTGCTCGCCTGTCTATTCCTGTTGCCGGATACCTTGTGGGCTATGGCGATGCTGGTGCCGTTGGGAATAGGTGCGCTGGAATGGGGCAAGCTTTCAGGTTTTTCGATGGCGGCAAGAGCGAGCTATGCCCTGGCAAATGTGGTGCTGGCCGGCGTGGTGTATTTCTTCGATCTGAGTGTGTGGATATATCTGGCCGCGCTGATGTTGTGGCTGCTGTTCGTGCCGTTGTGGCTGGCGGCAGGCTGGCAGCTCAGATCGTCATGGTTGCGCGTGCCGCTGGGTGTGCTGGTGCTGTTGCCCTTGTGGGTGGCATTGGTCGAACTGCGCGAGCAGGGGCCGTGGTGGGTGCTGCTGTTAATGGGTGTGGTGTGGATCGCTGACACCGCAGCCTATTTCACCGGACGCCGATTCGGCAAGCATAAACTGGCGCCGGCGATCAGCCCGGGCAAGACCTGGGAGGGTGTGATCGGCGCAATCATCGCCGTCGGAGTATATGGCGTAATCGTGCTGGCGGTGTTGCGCGGGCCGAGATTCGACCCTTATGCCTGGGCGTTGCCGATCATGATGCTGGGTGTCGTTATGCTGTATTTGAGCATACTGGGCGATCTTTTTGAATCATGGGTGAAACGTCTGGCGAATGTCAAAGACAGCGGCAATATCTTGCCGGGACATGGCGGCGTACTTGACCGTATCGATGCGCTTACTTCAACTTTGCCGATTGCTGCATTCATCCTGTTGCATGCCGATTTATTGCAGCGAATTTTATGA
- a CDS encoding site-2 protease family protein, protein MHLLSTILAFAVALGVLVVVHELGHYLAARWVGVKVLRFSVGFGKPLLSKRWGVMPLSGR, encoded by the coding sequence ATGCATCTGCTGAGCACCATACTCGCTTTCGCTGTTGCATTAGGCGTGCTGGTAGTGGTGCATGAGCTGGGGCATTATCTGGCAGCGCGCTGGGTGGGCGTCAAGGTATTGCGTTTTTCCGTAGGTTTTGGCAAGCCTTTGCTGAGCAAACGCTGGGGCGTGATGCCACTGAGTGGTCGGTAG
- the lpxD gene encoding UDP-3-O-(3-hydroxymyristoyl)glucosamine N-acyltransferase yields MSATAYTLAELVERFGGEVHGDELTSVSQVASLAHADRHQLAFLANLKYRDQLATSRAGALIVGPDMEEASDKPRIVTAHPYTYFAKVSNLFNPPLRGESGIHPSAVIHPDANLGVDVQVAANAVIERDVVIGARSIIGAGSVIGAGVVIGCDALIYANVTVYHRCVLGDRVILHSGCVIGADGFGLAPDAGRWLKIPQIGRVVIGNDVEIGANTTVDRGALDDTIISDGVKLDNQIQVAHNVYIGEHTAIAACTGIAGSAHIGAHCTIGGAAMIFGHIEIADRVNISTNTLITKSLPKPGTYTSALPFSEHGEWLKNAVQMRHLDSMAKRLRALEKQLEALEKKTNE; encoded by the coding sequence ATGTCAGCTACCGCCTATACCCTGGCTGAGTTGGTGGAGCGGTTCGGCGGCGAGGTCCATGGCGATGAACTGACGTCAGTTTCGCAAGTGGCAAGCCTCGCTCACGCCGATCGGCATCAGCTCGCCTTCTTAGCGAACCTCAAGTATCGCGATCAGCTTGCCACCAGTCGGGCAGGCGCATTGATCGTGGGTCCCGATATGGAGGAAGCGAGTGACAAACCTCGCATCGTTACTGCGCATCCCTATACCTATTTCGCCAAAGTCTCGAATCTGTTCAATCCGCCATTGCGCGGTGAGAGCGGTATCCACCCGAGTGCGGTCATTCATCCTGATGCAAACTTAGGTGTCGACGTGCAGGTTGCCGCTAACGCTGTGATTGAGCGCGATGTGGTCATCGGCGCACGCAGCATCATCGGTGCCGGCAGCGTGATAGGCGCGGGAGTCGTGATTGGCTGCGATGCGCTGATTTATGCCAACGTGACGGTATACCATCGGTGCGTATTGGGCGACCGGGTGATTCTGCATTCCGGCTGCGTCATAGGCGCGGATGGTTTCGGGCTTGCACCGGATGCCGGGCGCTGGTTGAAGATTCCGCAGATTGGACGCGTAGTGATCGGCAACGATGTCGAAATCGGTGCCAATACTACCGTTGATCGAGGTGCGCTTGACGATACCATTATCAGCGACGGCGTCAAGCTGGATAACCAGATCCAGGTAGCGCATAACGTGTATATCGGTGAGCATACCGCGATTGCCGCCTGTACCGGGATTGCGGGCAGCGCCCATATTGGCGCTCATTGCACGATAGGCGGCGCCGCCATGATCTTCGGCCATATCGAGATTGCCGACAGGGTGAACATCTCGACCAATACCCTGATTACCAAATCATTACCCAAGCCGGGGACTTATACCTCGGCTTTGCCATTTTCCGAACACGGCGAATGGCTAAAGAATGCAGTGCAGATGCGCCATCTCGACAGCATGGCCAAACGTTTGCGCGCATTGGAAAAACAGCTGGAAGCATTGGAGAAAAAAACAAATGAATAG
- the ispC gene encoding 1-deoxy-D-xylulose-5-phosphate reductoisomerase produces the protein MTKVQNLTILGATGTIGVNTLDVVARHPERFNIVALTASTQLEKLVEQCRRYQPRYAVVLDERAAARLRGMLRDAGVSTQVLCGIEALEQVASMPEVDTVMAAIVGAAGLRPAMAAAHAGKRILLANKETLVMAGRLFMQAVAAGGAELLPIDSEHNAIFQSLPREFKGDLAACGVRRILLTASGGPFRTLPLDDLPHVTPDQACTHPNWVMGKKISVDSATMMNKGLEVIEAHWLFNAAPERIQVVIHPQSVIHSMVDYLDGSVIAQLGNPDMRTPIAYALGFPERIDSGVSALDLFGRGLTFEAPDYSRFPCLKLAFDALAQGGMLPAVLNAANEAAVAAFLAGQAGYGDIAASIEYALARAISGEPGSLDDLVEADAQARRDAGAYLQTRAIN, from the coding sequence ATGACAAAAGTACAAAATCTGACCATTCTGGGTGCAACCGGGACGATAGGGGTGAATACTCTGGATGTGGTTGCCCGTCATCCTGAACGTTTTAATATCGTTGCCTTGACAGCCAGCACTCAACTGGAAAAGCTGGTTGAACAATGCCGTCGTTATCAGCCGCGTTACGCTGTGGTGCTGGATGAGAGAGCGGCTGCGCGTTTGCGCGGTATGTTGCGCGATGCTGGCGTGAGTACGCAGGTGCTGTGCGGCATCGAGGCGCTTGAACAGGTTGCTTCCATGCCTGAGGTGGATACCGTTATGGCGGCCATCGTGGGGGCAGCCGGATTGCGTCCGGCAATGGCCGCAGCACATGCCGGCAAGCGTATTCTTCTGGCGAACAAGGAAACGCTAGTAATGGCAGGCCGTCTGTTCATGCAGGCAGTTGCGGCAGGCGGAGCCGAACTGTTGCCGATCGACAGCGAACACAATGCGATTTTTCAATCCTTGCCGCGTGAATTCAAAGGCGATCTGGCTGCGTGCGGAGTACGCCGCATTCTGCTGACAGCATCGGGTGGGCCGTTCCGCACCCTGCCATTGGATGACCTGCCGCATGTCACCCCGGATCAGGCGTGCACGCATCCGAATTGGGTGATGGGCAAAAAGATATCGGTCGATTCGGCCACGATGATGAATAAAGGCCTTGAAGTCATCGAAGCGCATTGGCTGTTCAATGCCGCGCCAGAGCGAATCCAGGTGGTGATCCACCCGCAAAGCGTGATCCATTCCATGGTGGATTATCTGGACGGTTCTGTCATAGCGCAACTGGGCAACCCGGACATGCGCACGCCCATTGCCTATGCACTAGGCTTCCCGGAGCGAATAGATTCAGGTGTGTCGGCACTCGATCTGTTTGGCCGCGGCTTGACTTTCGAAGCGCCCGATTACAGCCGTTTCCCCTGCCTGAAACTGGCATTCGATGCGTTGGCCCAGGGCGGGATGCTGCCTGCGGTACTGAATGCGGCGAATGAGGCGGCAGTGGCGGCGTTTTTGGCAGGGCAAGCAGGTTATGGCGATATTGCGGCAAGTATCGAGTATGCGCTGGCACGTGCCATCTCAGGAGAGCCGGGCTCTCTGGATGACCTGGTCGAAGCAGACGCGCAAGCGCGGCGCGATGCCGGCGCCTATCTGCAAACGCGAGCGATAAACTAA
- the rnhB gene encoding ribonuclease HII, whose protein sequence is MRLICGVDEAGRGPLAGAVYAAAVILDPARPIDGLNDSKKLTAKRRDELELLIMERSLAYAVSFATAAEIDQINILQASLLAMQRAIMTLDKVPDEVLVDGLHCPKINLPSRAIVQGDLSEPSISAASILAKTARDRDMLRLHALYPQYGFDQHKGYPTETHMAALLQHGVSPEHRLSYAPIQGLAQKTLF, encoded by the coding sequence ATGCGCCTGATCTGCGGCGTGGATGAGGCAGGGCGCGGGCCGCTGGCCGGTGCCGTGTACGCCGCTGCGGTGATTCTCGACCCGGCACGACCGATAGACGGATTGAATGACTCGAAGAAATTGACCGCCAAGCGCCGGGATGAACTCGAACTGCTTATTATGGAACGTTCACTGGCATACGCAGTCAGTTTCGCAACGGCAGCCGAAATCGACCAGATTAATATCCTGCAGGCTTCGCTGCTGGCGATGCAACGGGCGATTATGACGTTGGACAAGGTGCCTGACGAGGTGCTGGTCGACGGGCTGCATTGCCCGAAGATAAATCTGCCGAGCCGCGCCATAGTTCAGGGCGACCTGTCGGAGCCGTCTATTTCTGCGGCGTCGATCCTGGCCAAGACCGCGCGTGACCGGGATATGCTGCGCCTGCATGCGCTTTATCCGCAATACGGTTTCGATCAGCATAAAGGTTATCCGACCGAGACGCATATGGCGGCGCTGCTGCAACACGGCGTTTCGCCGGAGCATCGTTTGAGTTATGCGCCCATTCAGGGCCTGGCGCAAAAAACACTGTTTTAG
- the lpxB gene encoding lipid-A-disaccharide synthase has translation MEAKSRPPRIAIVAGEASGDLLGSHLIKAIKSRCPTAEFYGIAGPKMIFAGARTLFAMEKLSVNGYVEVLRHLPEILGIRRKLKQAILADPPDLFIGIDAPDFNLGLESDLKARGIPTVHYVSPSIWAWRGGRIKKIARAVSHMLVVFPFEEAIYRNAGIPVTYVGHPLADMLPEQPDKLATRERLNLPAATPIIALLPGSRVGELQQHAQLFVETAQLVQAHYPEVRFVVPLISRATREIFTAALHACDHPPSIQMMIGHADYAMTAADLVLVASGTATLEAALLKRPMVITYRVPKFTAYLMRRQAYLPWVGLPNILANRDVVPELVQENATAPQLAAALIALLGDKTRRAEIETEFNRQYRVLKQNTAEKMADAVLPYLRSKCA, from the coding sequence ATGGAAGCCAAAAGTCGACCGCCGCGCATAGCTATTGTCGCAGGCGAAGCTTCCGGTGATTTGTTGGGCAGTCATCTGATCAAGGCGATCAAGTCTCGTTGTCCGACCGCCGAATTCTACGGGATCGCCGGGCCGAAAATGATTTTTGCTGGCGCCCGGACGCTGTTTGCGATGGAAAAGCTCTCGGTCAACGGTTATGTCGAGGTGCTGCGTCATTTGCCGGAGATACTGGGCATACGGCGTAAACTCAAGCAGGCCATACTGGCCGACCCGCCGGATTTATTTATCGGCATTGACGCGCCGGATTTTAATCTGGGACTGGAATCCGACCTGAAAGCGCGTGGCATCCCTACTGTCCATTACGTCAGTCCGTCGATCTGGGCCTGGCGCGGTGGTCGCATCAAAAAAATCGCGCGTGCGGTATCGCATATGCTGGTGGTATTCCCGTTTGAAGAGGCGATCTACCGCAATGCCGGGATCCCGGTGACCTATGTCGGCCATCCGCTGGCTGATATGCTGCCGGAGCAACCGGATAAGCTGGCTACGCGCGAACGCTTGAATCTGCCAGCGGCTACACCCATTATCGCCTTGTTACCCGGCAGCCGCGTAGGCGAGCTGCAGCAGCATGCACAGTTATTCGTGGAGACGGCTCAGCTGGTGCAGGCGCATTATCCCGAAGTGCGCTTCGTTGTGCCGCTGATCAGTCGGGCGACGCGCGAGATATTTACCGCAGCGCTGCATGCCTGTGATCATCCGCCGTCGATACAGATGATGATCGGTCACGCCGATTATGCGATGACTGCGGCCGATCTGGTGCTGGTTGCTTCGGGTACGGCAACGCTGGAGGCCGCGTTGCTGAAACGGCCGATGGTGATCACTTATCGGGTGCCGAAATTCACAGCTTACCTGATGCGGCGTCAGGCTTATTTGCCGTGGGTGGGTTTGCCTAACATCCTGGCCAATCGCGATGTGGTGCCGGAACTGGTGCAGGAAAACGCCACTGCCCCGCAATTGGCCGCAGCCTTGATTGCCCTGCTGGGCGATAAAACCCGCCGTGCCGAGATAGAAACCGAATTCAACCGGCAATACCGGGTATTGAAGCAGAATACCGCGGAAAAAATGGCCGATGCCGTGCTGCCCTATTTGAGAAGCAAATGCGCCTGA
- the bamA gene encoding outer membrane protein assembly factor BamA, with the protein MQNKIAIALVTSVWAMSAHAVGSFVVKDIRVEGIQRTEAGTVFSYLPVKVGDTLDAEKSAAAIKALYATGFFKDVRLEEQNGVLIVAVEERPAIARIDIIGSKEFTADQIKDGLKQSGLAEGRIFDKAMLDRASQEIKRLYFSHGKYAVEIETTITPMERNRVAITFNVKDGDVAKIRDINIVGNKAFSGKKLRDLFQLRTPGWFTWYTKNDQYSKQKLAADLETLKSFYLNQGYLEFNIDSTQVSITPDKHDIYLTVNLTEGEKYTVTDVKLAGEMIVPAAELQKLISIKPGDTFSREQITESAKKIGDRLGNDGYAFANVNAVPEVDKNKHTVAFTFFVDAGRRVYVNRININGNTRTRDEVVRREFRQMEGGWYAADKIQRSRERVERLGYFSDINVETPPVPGTTDQVDVDMTVTEKPTGNIMVGAGFSSSEGLILSGSISQNNLFGSGNALTARINSGGVNKIYSISYTNPYFTPDGLSLGYDLYRRDTDTSRLTTISSYKNSTVGAGVRLGIPLNEKDALSLGLAYERFTLTVDPATSPIQYVNFVNQYGNTNDTLRTDLGWSRDSRDSLTYPTKGMLQRIYGEVGVPPGSLKYYKINYQQQWFKPLSKNFTLMLNGEIGVGDGYGGQGLPFFKNFYAGGVSSVRGYDTATIGPKYLDQYGNVVSAGGTQRVVANAEILFPMPGMGNDKSVRLSAFFDAGEVAGPGDYLGRYSNFSFQDLRYSTGLAVNWISPVGPLKFSLAQPLNPQTDDKKQVFQFTLGQVF; encoded by the coding sequence ATGCAAAACAAAATCGCTATTGCACTTGTTACCAGTGTGTGGGCAATGTCTGCTCATGCAGTTGGTAGTTTTGTCGTCAAGGATATTCGCGTTGAAGGTATACAGCGTACTGAAGCGGGTACGGTGTTTAGCTATCTGCCGGTCAAGGTAGGCGATACGCTGGACGCAGAAAAATCGGCGGCAGCTATTAAAGCGCTGTACGCAACGGGATTTTTCAAGGATGTCCGTCTTGAAGAACAGAATGGCGTGCTCATCGTCGCTGTTGAAGAACGCCCCGCGATCGCCAGAATAGACATTATCGGCAGCAAGGAATTCACCGCGGACCAGATCAAGGATGGTTTGAAGCAATCTGGTCTGGCCGAAGGGCGCATCTTCGATAAGGCTATGCTGGATCGCGCTTCGCAAGAGATCAAGCGCTTATATTTCAGTCATGGCAAATATGCCGTGGAAATTGAAACGACGATCACCCCGATGGAACGTAACCGGGTCGCGATCACTTTTAATGTCAAAGACGGCGATGTCGCGAAAATCAGGGATATCAATATCGTCGGCAACAAGGCTTTTAGCGGGAAGAAGCTGCGTGACTTGTTCCAGCTGCGCACGCCCGGCTGGTTTACCTGGTATACCAAGAATGACCAGTATTCAAAGCAGAAGCTGGCAGCTGATCTGGAAACGTTAAAGTCGTTTTATCTTAATCAGGGGTATCTGGAATTCAATATCGATTCCACCCAGGTATCCATCACACCAGATAAGCATGATATCTATCTGACGGTGAATCTGACCGAGGGCGAAAAATATACCGTTACCGACGTCAAGCTGGCGGGTGAAATGATAGTGCCCGCCGCTGAATTGCAGAAACTGATCAGCATCAAGCCGGGAGATACTTTTTCCCGCGAACAGATCACCGAGTCGGCGAAAAAGATCGGAGACCGGCTGGGTAACGATGGTTATGCGTTTGCCAACGTCAATGCTGTCCCTGAAGTGGACAAAAATAAGCACACAGTCGCATTTACGTTTTTTGTGGATGCAGGACGTCGAGTCTACGTTAATCGCATCAATATCAATGGCAATACACGAACCCGCGATGAAGTCGTGCGGCGCGAGTTCCGTCAAATGGAAGGCGGCTGGTACGCGGCGGATAAAATCCAGCGCTCGCGCGAGCGTGTGGAGCGCCTGGGCTATTTTAGCGATATCAATGTCGAAACGCCGCCGGTGCCCGGCACGACTGATCAGGTCGATGTGGACATGACAGTGACTGAAAAACCGACTGGTAACATCATGGTCGGTGCCGGTTTCTCTTCATCCGAAGGCCTGATCCTGTCAGGTTCGATCTCGCAGAATAACCTCTTCGGCAGCGGCAATGCGCTGACCGCCAGGATCAACAGCGGCGGTGTTAACAAGATCTATTCGATCTCTTATACCAATCCCTATTTCACCCCGGATGGGTTGAGTCTGGGTTACGATTTGTATCGGCGCGATACCGATACCAGTCGTTTGACGACGATCTCCAGCTACAAGAACTCGACAGTCGGTGCCGGTGTGCGTTTGGGTATCCCGCTCAATGAGAAAGATGCGCTCAGTCTGGGTCTGGCGTATGAGCGTTTTACGCTGACCGTGGATCCGGCGACGAGCCCGATACAATATGTGAATTTCGTGAACCAGTACGGTAATACCAACGACACGCTCCGCACTGATCTGGGATGGTCGCGCGACAGTCGTGACAGTCTGACTTACCCCACCAAGGGTATGTTGCAACGGATATATGGTGAAGTGGGTGTGCCGCCAGGCAGCTTGAAGTACTATAAGATAAATTATCAGCAGCAATGGTTTAAACCGTTAAGTAAAAACTTTACGCTGATGCTGAATGGTGAAATAGGCGTTGGTGACGGATATGGCGGGCAGGGCTTGCCATTCTTTAAAAATTTCTATGCAGGCGGTGTAAGTTCGGTACGTGGTTACGATACTGCGACCATAGGGCCGAAGTATTTGGATCAGTACGGCAATGTTGTTTCAGCAGGCGGCACTCAGCGTGTGGTAGCGAATGCCGAGATATTGTTCCCGATGCCAGGTATGGGGAATGACAAATCCGTACGCCTGAGTGCATTTTTCGATGCCGGTGAAGTTGCAGGTCCAGGAGACTATTTAGGCCGTTACAGCAATTTCTCATTCCAGGATTTGCGTTATTCGACGGGTCTGGCTGTAAACTGGATATCGCCGGTCGGCCCGCTAAAATTCAGCCTTGCGCAACCGCTTAATCCGCAAACCGATGATAAAAAACAAGTATTCCAGTTTACGCTGGGTCAAGTATTCTAA
- a CDS encoding OmpH family outer membrane protein translates to MSKPWLKTLVAAALLVASSASLADLKIGFVNTERVFREAPIALAAQKRLEKEFASRDAELQKMAKQARDLQNQIEKDGVTLSDTDRRNKERDLANLNREYQRSVREFREDLNLRRNEELVKVQDRARKAIQAYGESEKYDVILEDAIYFSPKIDITDRIIRTLSQ, encoded by the coding sequence TTGAGCAAGCCATGGTTAAAAACTTTAGTCGCTGCAGCGCTGCTGGTGGCGAGTTCAGCCTCTTTGGCCGATCTGAAAATAGGCTTCGTCAACACCGAACGCGTATTCCGCGAAGCGCCTATCGCCTTGGCAGCGCAGAAGAGACTGGAGAAAGAGTTTGCTTCGCGCGATGCAGAATTGCAGAAAATGGCCAAACAGGCCAGGGACCTGCAAAACCAGATCGAAAAAGACGGTGTTACCCTGTCCGACACCGACCGGCGTAATAAAGAACGTGATCTGGCAAATCTGAACCGCGAATATCAGCGCAGCGTGCGCGAATTTCGCGAAGATTTGAATCTGCGCCGTAATGAAGAGCTGGTCAAGGTGCAGGATCGCGCGCGCAAGGCGATCCAGGCTTATGGCGAATCCGAAAAATACGATGTGATTCTAGAAGACGCTATTTATTTCAGCCCCAAGATTGATATTACTGATCGTATCATTCGTACCTTGTCACAGTAA